A single window of Vigna unguiculata cultivar IT97K-499-35 chromosome 1, ASM411807v1, whole genome shotgun sequence DNA harbors:
- the LOC114178336 gene encoding uncharacterized protein LOC114178336 isoform X5, which translates to MHICGYVPPWLCQILACMGSCLGCFPNPPTIKGQGMSNISEDFWSSSALEIDQRAFQSQKSVASIGLPSDPQSSSGIQIDSSEFVNDGLLLWNQMRRYWVRNKRSQKKKEVGEPLISWNTSYENLMGTDKAFPRPIPLGDSGNAPN; encoded by the exons ATGCATATCTGTGGATACGTTCCACCTTGGCTCTGTCAGATTCTCGCTTGCATGGG AAGTTGTCTGGGATGCTTCCCAAATCCTCCTACGATTAAAGGCCAAGGAATGAGCAACATATCAGAAGATTTTTGGAGCAGCAGTGCTTTGGAAATAGATCAGAGGGCATTTCAATCCCAGAAAAGCGTCGCATCAATTGGCTTACCTTCTGATCCTCAAAGTAGCTCTGGCATTCAGATTGATTCTTCTGAATTTGTCAATGATG GTCTTCTTCTCTGGAACCAAATGAGGCGATATTGGGTTAGAAATAAAAGGTcccagaaaaagaaagaagttggaGAACCTCTAATAAG TTGGAATACCTCTTATGAGAATCTAATGGGAACCGACAAGGCTTTTCCTCGGCCCATTCCTCTTGGA GATTCAGGAAATGCTCCTAACTGA
- the LOC114178336 gene encoding uncharacterized protein LOC114178336 isoform X1 — MHICGYVPPWLCQILACMGSCLGCFPNPPTIKGQGMSNISEDFWSSSALEIDQRAFQSQKSVASIGLPSDPQSSSGIQIDSSEFVNDGLLLWNQMRRYWVRNKRSQKKKEVGEPLISWNTSYENLMGTDKAFPRPIPLGVSSCMHWIVSSHFHVHDRSFTSLVSISLFNNFNPASLIYNVYQERNRCKHMTLSYKTETYAGFFSFMHSYLVIFC, encoded by the exons ATGCATATCTGTGGATACGTTCCACCTTGGCTCTGTCAGATTCTCGCTTGCATGGG AAGTTGTCTGGGATGCTTCCCAAATCCTCCTACGATTAAAGGCCAAGGAATGAGCAACATATCAGAAGATTTTTGGAGCAGCAGTGCTTTGGAAATAGATCAGAGGGCATTTCAATCCCAGAAAAGCGTCGCATCAATTGGCTTACCTTCTGATCCTCAAAGTAGCTCTGGCATTCAGATTGATTCTTCTGAATTTGTCAATGATG GTCTTCTTCTCTGGAACCAAATGAGGCGATATTGGGTTAGAAATAAAAGGTcccagaaaaagaaagaagttggaGAACCTCTAATAAG TTGGAATACCTCTTATGAGAATCTAATGGGAACCGACAAGGCTTTTCCTCGGCCCATTCCTCTTGGAGTAAGTTCTTGCATGCATTGGATTGTCTCTTCTCATTTCCATGTACATGACAGGTCATTTACAAGTTTAGTGTCTATTTCtctctttaataattttaatccaGCCTCTCTCATTTATAATGTCtatcaagaaagaaatagatgCAAACACATGACTTTGTCCTATAAAACTGAAACATATGCAGGTTTCTTCTCATTCATGCATTCTTACTTGGTTATTTTCTGTTGA
- the LOC114178336 gene encoding uncharacterized protein LOC114178336 isoform X6 translates to MHICGYVPPWLCQILACMGSCLGCFPNPPTIKGQGMSNISEDFWSSSALEIDQRAFQSQKSVASIGLPSDPQSSSGIQIDSSEFVNDGLLLWNQMRRYWVRNKRSQKKKEVGEPLIRKWLNFLLIFGRWKDYMTKQTKQGFFP, encoded by the exons ATGCATATCTGTGGATACGTTCCACCTTGGCTCTGTCAGATTCTCGCTTGCATGGG AAGTTGTCTGGGATGCTTCCCAAATCCTCCTACGATTAAAGGCCAAGGAATGAGCAACATATCAGAAGATTTTTGGAGCAGCAGTGCTTTGGAAATAGATCAGAGGGCATTTCAATCCCAGAAAAGCGTCGCATCAATTGGCTTACCTTCTGATCCTCAAAGTAGCTCTGGCATTCAGATTGATTCTTCTGAATTTGTCAATGATG GTCTTCTTCTCTGGAACCAAATGAGGCGATATTGGGTTAGAAATAAAAGGTcccagaaaaagaaagaagttggaGAACCTCTAATAAG GAAATGGTTGAATTTCTTGTTGATATTTGGGAGATGGAAGGATTATATGACTAAGCAGACAAAACAGGGTTTTTTTCCTTAG
- the LOC114175289 gene encoding phospholipase D alpha 1-like translates to MSRLLHGTLDVTIYEVDALPTLNDCDFNLCCKGTNRSVRKRFLSQLKSCLFCQCQGQPGSTQTGLYATVDLDKARVGRTKVVNDEPSNPTWNDTFRIYCAHLISHVIFTVKQKDPIDATLIGRAYVPVEQVVKGNIVDTWVPILDEDRNPIPSDSKIHVKMQFSNVLNDINWSGGIRSPRFQGVPHTFFSQRTGCNVTLYQDAHVSHGFQPWIPLSGRNYEFRKCWEDIYSAIVEARYFIYITGWSVYTEISLIRDPMQPKRITLGELLKRKAEEGVKVLMLVWDDRTSVPDFKKDGLMATHDQETAAYFKNTKVNCVLCPRNPDVGRSIVQDLETSTMFTHHQKSVVVDTQFVGAPVGQRQKRTITSFIGGIDLCDGRYDTQEHPLFSTLDTLHKDDFHQPNFPGASIKKGGPREPWHDIHCKLEGYVAWDVLSNFQQRWEKQVGNQHLFPSSMLNEYFVPRTTAATTNDNETWNVQLFRSIDGGAASGFPPDPEEAAELGLVSGNNNIIERSIQDAYINAIRRAQNFIYIENQYFLGSSYAWQASDIVVEDIGALHLIPKELSLKIVSKIEAGERFSVYVVIPMWPEGIPESGSVQAILDWQRRTMEMMYADIAQAIQRTGIEAHPRDYLTFFCLGNREAQKSSEYTPTEAPEPDTDYCRAQKSRRFMIYVHAKMMIVDDEYIIIGSANINQRSMDGARDSEIAMGAFQPRHLTCNGPPRGQIYGFRRALWYEHLGDVDDRSIFDDPESEECMKLVNNLAETNWGVYSEQTFDENREFHHLMRYPVEVTKHGAITNLPGLQYFPDTKARILGSKSDYLPPILTT, encoded by the exons ATGTCGCGTTTGCTGCATGGAACGCTCGATGTGACCATATACGAGGTGGATGCACTGCCAACTCTTAACGACTGCGATTTCAATCTCTGCTGCAAG GGTACAAATCGAAGCGTGAGGAAGAGATTCCTTTCCCAACTCAAGAGTTGTCTGTTCTGTCAATGCCAAGGCCAACCCGGG TCTACCCAAACGGGTCTGTATGCAACAGTTGATTTAGATAAGGCAAGAGTTGGAAGGACTAAAGTGGTAAATGATGAACCCTCCAACCCCACGTGGAATGATACCTTTCGGATATACTGTGCCCATTTGATCTCCCATGTTATATTCACTGTCAAACAAAAAGACCCCATTGATGCAACTCTAATTGGAAGAGCTTATGTCCCAGTTGAGCAAGTCGTCAAAGGTAACATAGTGGACACATGGGTCCCAATATTGGACGAGGATCGCAACCCCATTCCCAGTGACTCTAAAATCCATGTCAAAATGCAATTCTCTAATGTTTTGAATGACATAAACTGGTCTGGAGGAATAAGAAGTCCGAGGTTTCAAGGAGTTCCCCACACCTTCTTTAGTCAAAGAACCGGCTGCAACGTTACTTTGTACCAAGATGCTCATGTTTCACATGGTTTTCAACCGTGGATTCCCTTGTCGGGAAGGAATTATGAGTTTAGGAAATGCTGGGAGGATATTTACAGTGCCATTGTGGAGGCTAGGTACTTTATTTACATAACTGGTTGGTCTGTGTACACTGAAATAAGCTTGATTAGGGACCCCATGCAGCCCAAGAGAATCACCCTTGGGGAACTTCTCAAGAGGAAAGCTGAGGAAGGTGTTAAGGTTCTCATGCTTGTTTGGGATGATAGAACATCTGTGCCAGACTTCAAGAAAGATGGCTTGATGGCAACCCATGATCAAGAAACTGCTGCTTACTTCAAAAACACAAAGGTGAATTGTGTTTTGTGTCCGCGGAACCCGGATGTTGGAAGAAGCATTGTGCAGGATCTGGAAACTTCAACAATGTTCACTCATCACCAGAAGAGTGTAGTTGTTGATACCCAATTTGTTGGTGCTCCGGTGGGACAACGACAAAAGAGAACAATAACAAGTTTCATAGGTGGCATTGATCTTTGCGATGGGAGATACGATACTCAGGAACATCCTCTGTTTTCAACTTTGGACACACTGCATAAAGATGACTTCCATCAGCCAAATTTCCCAGGTGCTTCCATCAAGAAAGGTGGTCCAAGAGAGCCATGGCATGATATTCACTGCAAGTTAGAAGGATATGTTGCTTGGGATGTTTTGTCAAATTTTCAACAAAGGTGGGAGAAGCAGGTTGGGAATCAGCATCTATTCCCTTCGAGCATGCTTAATGAATACTTTGTCCCTCGAACCACTGCGGCAACGACCAATGATAATGAAACATGGAATGTTCAGTTGTTCAGATCCATTGATGGTGGTGCAGCTTCTGGCTTCCCCCCAGACCCAGAAGAAGCAGCTGAATTAGGCCTTGTTAGTGGGAACAACAACATCATTGAAAGAAGTATTCAAGATGCGTACATAAATGCTATTCGAAGAGCACAAAACTTCATCTACATTGAAAACCAATATTTCCTAGGGAGTTCATATGCTTGGCAAGCATCTGATATAGTAGTAGAGGATATTGGTGCGTTGCATCTCATACCAAAGGAGCTGTCATTGAAGATTGTTAGCAAGATTGAAGCAGGGGAAAGATTTTCTGTGTATGTTGTCATACCAATGTGGCCAGAAGGCATACCTGAGAGTGGTTCAGTTCAAGCAATACTAGATTGGCAAAGGAGGACAATGGAGATGATGTATGCTGATATAGCTCAAGCCATTCAAAGAACTGGAATTGAAGCGCACCCGAGAGACTACTTGACCTTTTTCTGCCTTGGAAACCGTGAGGCTCAGAAATCTAGCGAGTACACTCCCACTGAGGCACCAGAACCCGACACTGATTACTGCAGAGCACAAAAGTCTAGGCGATTCATGATCTATGTTCATGCCAAGATGATGATAG TTGATGATGAATACATAATCATTGGTTCTGCGAACATAAACCAAAGATCGATGGATGGAGCAAGGGACAGTGAGATTGCGATGGGTGCATTCCAGCCACGGCATTTAACGTGTAATGGGCCACCCAGAGGACAGATATATGGATTTCGACGTGCACTGTGGTATGAACACCTCGGAGATGTTGATGATAGAAGCATTTTCGACGATCCTGAAAGCGAAGAATGCATGAAGCTTGTGAATAATCTTGCTGAAACCAACTGGGGTGTGTACTCTGAGCAAACTTTTGATGAGAATAGAGAATTTCACCACCTCATGCGTTATCCCGTAGAAGTAACCAAGCATGGAGCCATAACGAACCTTCCGGGGCTTCAATATTTTCCTGACACTAAGGCTCGGATTTTGGGTTCCAAATCAGATTATCTTCCTCCGATTCTCACCACTTAG
- the LOC114178252 gene encoding phospholipase D alpha 1-like has translation MPELLHGILKVTIFEVDRLHTGCHLDFCQKGTTHKGKRFLAQVKGCLLCRPEIVGTRLYATVDLDKARVGRTRMIGNQPSNPKWNESFEIYSAHRISNIIFTVKDGNPIGATLIGRAYVPVEQVRKGPIIKRWVEILDEEDHRPVPGHSKIRVSVQFTSVTQDPTCSWSQGIRMPFSGVPRTFFNQREGCHVTLYQDAHAPRGVGVVPYIPISEGKDYLPARCWEDIYTAIMDAKHFVYITGWSVYTEIALVRDKEESNITLGELLKKKADEGVRVLLLIWNDRTSVPELTKDGLMGTHDKETAAYFRNTKVHCVLCPRNPDDGKSMIQELQISTMFTHHQKSVVVDAGFVGPSQKRRSVVSFIGGLDLCDGRYDTRDHPLFSTLNTVHRNDFHQPNFPNASIDKGGPREPWHDIHCKLEGPIAWDVLYNFEQRWEKQVGKEHLFSLDDLDGILVHPSDSQKSEVGVEDTWNVQLFRSIDGGAALGFPQAPEEVAELGLVSGKDNMIERSIQDAYINAIRRAKNFVYIENQYFLGSSYAWHPTNEFVIENVGALHLIPKELTLKIVSKIEAKERFSVYIVIPMWPEGVPESESVQAILDWQRRTMEMMYSEIAEALVKFGIQAHPRDYLTFFCLGNREHKEPGEYTPPQEPEPESDYRRAQNSRRFMIYVHSKMMIVDDEYIIVGSANINQRSMEGSRDSEIAMGAFQPRHLAWNGRPRGEIYRFRRALWYEHLGDHGFDSKIFDNPEHLDCIGLVNRLAEENWDMYSKETFDEPTKFHHLMRYPIHVAHDGTITSLRFEHFPDTKARILGSYSYFLPSILTT, from the exons ATGCCTGAGCTGCTACACGGGATTCTTAAGGTAACAATATTTGAAGTTGATAGATTGCATACTGGATGTCATTTGGATTTCTGTCAGAAG GGTACAACACACAAGGGTAAGAGATTTCTAGCCCAAGTCAAGGGTTGTCTGTTGTGCAGGCCTGAG ATTGTTGGGACAAGATTGTATGCAACAGTTGATTTGGACAAGGCAAGGGTTGGACGAACGAGAATGATAGGAAACCAACCCTCAAACCCAAAGTGGAACGAGAGCTTCGAAATCTACTCTGCACATCGTATCTCAAACATCATATTCACTGTCAAAGATGGTAACCCGATCGGAGCAACTCTAATCGGAAGAGCCTATGTCCCTGTGGAGCAAGTTCGCAAGGGCCCCATAATTAAGAGGTGGGTTGAGATATTAGACGAAGAAGATCATCGTCCCGTGCCGGGTCACTCCAAAATCCGCGTCAGCGTGCAATTCACCAGCGTCACTCAGGACCCAACATGTTCATGGTCTCAGGGAATTCGCATGCCGTTTTCTGGAGTTCCCCGTACATTCTTCAATCAGAGAGAAGGTTGTCATGTTACCTTGTACCAGGATGCTCATGCCCCACGTGGCGTTGGTGTTGTCCCGTACATTCCAATATCCGAAGGAAAAGACTACTTGCCCGCAAGATGTTGGGAGGACATTTACACTGCCATTATGGATGCTAAGCATTTTGTTTACATAACTGGTTGGTCCGTTTACACTGAAATAGCATTGGTTAGGGACAAGGAAGAATCAAATATCACCCTCGGGGAGTTACTGAAGAAAAAGGCCGATGAAGGTGTTAGAGTTCTTCTGCTTATTTGGAATGACAGAACTTCTGTACCAGAATTGACCAAAGATGGCTTGATGGGAACTCATGATAAGGAAACTGCTGCTTACTTTAGAAACACAAAGGTGCATTGTGTTCTGTGTCCACGGAACCCGGATGATGGGAAAAGCATGATTCAAGAACTTCAAATATCAACTATGTTCACTCATCACCAAAAGAGTGTGGTCGTTGATGCAGGTTTTGTAGGGCCATCACAGAAGAGAAGAAGTGTGGTGAGTTTCATAGGTGGTCTTGATCTCTGTGACGGGAGGTATGACACCAGGGACCATCCTCTATTTTCAACTTTGAATACGGTGCATAGAAACGATTTCCATCAACCAAACTTTCCAAATGCTTCCATTGATAAAGGTGGTCCAAGAGAGCCATGGCACGACATTCATTGCAAGCTAGAAGGTCCTATTGCTTGGGATGTTCTGTacaactttgagcaaaggtggGAGAAGCAAGTTGGGAAGGAACATCTATTCTCGCTTGATGATCTTGATGGCATTCTAGTCCACCCATCTGATTCACAAAAATCAGAAGTGGGAGTAGAAGACACATGGAATGTTCAGCTGTTTAGATCCATTGATGGTGGTGCTGCTTTGGGGTTTCCCCAAGCCCCGGAAGAAGTTGCTGAATTAGGCCTTGTTAGTGGGAAAGACAACATGATTGAGAGAAGTATTCAGGATGCGTACATTAATGCTATCAGGCGTGCAAAAAACTTCGTCTACATTGAGAACCAGTACTTCCTAGGGAGTTCATATGCTTGGCACCCAACTAATGAGTTTGTGATTGAGAACGTTGGTGCTCTGCATCTTATACCAAAGGAGTTGACATTGAAGATTGTGAGCAAGATTGAAGCAAAAGAGAGGTTTTCTGTGTACATAGTGATCCCAATGTGGCCTGAAGGTGTACCTGAAAGCGAGTCGGTTCAAGCAATATTAGATTGGCAGAGACGAACCATGGAGATGATGTATTCCGAAATTGCTGAAGCCTTGGTAAAATTCGGCATTCAAGCACACCCTCGAgattatttgacatttttttgcCTTGGCAATAGGGAGCATAAGGAACCGGGAGAGTATACTCCTCCACAGGAACCAGAGCCTGAGAGTGACTACAGAAGAGCACAAAATTCAAGGAGGTTCATGATCTATGTTCATTCCAAAATGATGATAG TTGATGACGAATACATAATCGTTGGGTCTGCTAACATAAATCAAAGATCAATGGAGGGTTCAAGAGACAGTGAGATTGCAATGGGTGCATTCCAACCACGTCATCTAGCATGGAATGGAAGACCAAGAGGGGAGATATATAGATTCCGACGTGCACTGTGGTATGAGCACCTTGGGGACCATGGTTTTGACTCAAAAATCTTCGACAACCCAGAACATTTGGATTGCATAGGTCTTGTGAATAGGCTTGCAGAGGAGAACTGGGACATGTACTCTAAGGAAACATTTGATGAACCTACAAAATTCCACCACCTCATGCGCTACCCTATACATGTCGCCCACGATGGAACCATAACATCTCTTCGTTTTGAACATTTTCCTGACACCAAAGCTCGGATTTTGGGTTCCTATTCATATTTCCTTCCTTCGATTCTCACTACCTAA
- the LOC114190858 gene encoding sporozoite surface protein 2-like — MEQPNDTNESDDAEGFEDPDRNKDLNGPYDRDIPHHTNKPDDPDGNTNKQDEPEASDEPHNSEEPNDPNERDDQNEPDDPDGPHDLDGLDDPDRPDDPIRPNNAGGIHNPNRPNDPNRPDDTNRTNDPNWHCDPDRPHDPNGHDVPDDPERPEDLNGPDDPDRANDLDAPDDPDRPNDPNGPNNPNEPNEPDSPVRVVLHVEIIRPVQVVKPVLVIGHVCVVGQIQVVELVRVVGPVWIISPVHVVRPV, encoded by the exons ATGGAGCAGCCCAACGACACAAATGAATCCGACGATGCAGAGGGGTTCGAAGACCCGGACCGAAATAAAGACCTAAACGGGCCCTATGACCGGGACATACCCCACCACACGAAcaagcccgatgacccggacgggaACACCAACAAACAG gACGAGCCCGAAGCCTCGGACGAGCCCCACAACTCGGAagagcccaacgacccgaacgagcgCGATGACCaaaacgagcccgacgacccggatgg ACCCCACGACCTGGACGGGCTCGATGATCCAGATAGGCCTGACGACCCGATCAGGCCCAACAACGCGGGCGGGATCCATAATCCAAACAGGCCTaacgacccgaacaggcccgacgacaCAAACAGGACCAATGACCCGAACTGGCACTGCGATCCAGACAGGCCCcacgacccgaacgggcatgACGTGCCCGATGATCCAGAAAGGCCAGAAGACCTGAACGGGCCGGACGACCCAGACAGGGCTAATGACCTGGACGCGCCCgatgatccagacaggcccaatgacccgaacgggccaaacAACCCGAATGAGCCCAACGAACCAGACAGCCCAGTTCGGGTCGTTTTGCATGTCGAGATCATCAGGCCTGTCCAGGTCGTCAAGCCCGTCCTAGTCATCGGTCACGTCTGTGTTGTCGGTCAGATCCAGGTCGTCGAGCTTGTTCgagtcgttgggcctgtctggatcatcAGTCCCGTCCATGTCGTTAGGCCCGTCTGA
- the LOC114178336 gene encoding uncharacterized protein LOC114178336 isoform X4 has product MHICGYVPPWLCQILACMGSCLGCFPNPPTIKGQGMSNISEDFWSSSALEIDQRAFQSQKSVASIGLPSDPQSSSGIQIDSSEFVNDGLLLWNQMRRYWVRNKRSQKKKEVGEPLISWNTSYENLMGTDKAFPRPIPLGEMVEFLVDIWEMEGLYD; this is encoded by the exons ATGCATATCTGTGGATACGTTCCACCTTGGCTCTGTCAGATTCTCGCTTGCATGGG AAGTTGTCTGGGATGCTTCCCAAATCCTCCTACGATTAAAGGCCAAGGAATGAGCAACATATCAGAAGATTTTTGGAGCAGCAGTGCTTTGGAAATAGATCAGAGGGCATTTCAATCCCAGAAAAGCGTCGCATCAATTGGCTTACCTTCTGATCCTCAAAGTAGCTCTGGCATTCAGATTGATTCTTCTGAATTTGTCAATGATG GTCTTCTTCTCTGGAACCAAATGAGGCGATATTGGGTTAGAAATAAAAGGTcccagaaaaagaaagaagttggaGAACCTCTAATAAG TTGGAATACCTCTTATGAGAATCTAATGGGAACCGACAAGGCTTTTCCTCGGCCCATTCCTCTTGGA GAAATGGTTGAATTTCTTGTTGATATTTGGGAGATGGAAGGATTATATGACTAA
- the LOC114178336 gene encoding uncharacterized protein LOC114178336 isoform X2 — translation MHICGYVPPWLCQILACMGSCLGCFPNPPTIKGQGMSNISEDFWSSSALEIDQRAFQSQKSVASIGLPSDPQSSSGIQIDSSEFVNDGLLLWNQMRRYWVRNKRSQKKKEVGEPLISWNTSYENLMGTDKAFPRPIPLGVSSCMHWIVSSHFHVHDRKWLNFLLIFGRWKDYMTKQTKQGFFP, via the exons ATGCATATCTGTGGATACGTTCCACCTTGGCTCTGTCAGATTCTCGCTTGCATGGG AAGTTGTCTGGGATGCTTCCCAAATCCTCCTACGATTAAAGGCCAAGGAATGAGCAACATATCAGAAGATTTTTGGAGCAGCAGTGCTTTGGAAATAGATCAGAGGGCATTTCAATCCCAGAAAAGCGTCGCATCAATTGGCTTACCTTCTGATCCTCAAAGTAGCTCTGGCATTCAGATTGATTCTTCTGAATTTGTCAATGATG GTCTTCTTCTCTGGAACCAAATGAGGCGATATTGGGTTAGAAATAAAAGGTcccagaaaaagaaagaagttggaGAACCTCTAATAAG TTGGAATACCTCTTATGAGAATCTAATGGGAACCGACAAGGCTTTTCCTCGGCCCATTCCTCTTGGAGTAAGTTCTTGCATGCATTGGATTGTCTCTTCTCATTTCCATGTACATGACAG GAAATGGTTGAATTTCTTGTTGATATTTGGGAGATGGAAGGATTATATGACTAAGCAGACAAAACAGGGTTTTTTTCCTTAG
- the LOC114178336 gene encoding uncharacterized protein LOC114178336 isoform X3 produces the protein MSNISEDFWSSSALEIDQRAFQSQKSVASIGLPSDPQSSSGIQIDSSEFVNDGLLLWNQMRRYWVRNKRSQKKKEVGEPLISWNTSYENLMGTDKAFPRPIPLGVSSCMHWIVSSHFHVHDRSFTSLVSISLFNNFNPASLIYNVYQERNRCKHMTLSYKTETYAGFFSFMHSYLVIFC, from the exons ATGAGCAACATATCAGAAGATTTTTGGAGCAGCAGTGCTTTGGAAATAGATCAGAGGGCATTTCAATCCCAGAAAAGCGTCGCATCAATTGGCTTACCTTCTGATCCTCAAAGTAGCTCTGGCATTCAGATTGATTCTTCTGAATTTGTCAATGATG GTCTTCTTCTCTGGAACCAAATGAGGCGATATTGGGTTAGAAATAAAAGGTcccagaaaaagaaagaagttggaGAACCTCTAATAAG TTGGAATACCTCTTATGAGAATCTAATGGGAACCGACAAGGCTTTTCCTCGGCCCATTCCTCTTGGAGTAAGTTCTTGCATGCATTGGATTGTCTCTTCTCATTTCCATGTACATGACAGGTCATTTACAAGTTTAGTGTCTATTTCtctctttaataattttaatccaGCCTCTCTCATTTATAATGTCtatcaagaaagaaatagatgCAAACACATGACTTTGTCCTATAAAACTGAAACATATGCAGGTTTCTTCTCATTCATGCATTCTTACTTGGTTATTTTCTGTTGA